AGATCACGGTGCGGGGGGCCATGCCATCGGCGAGGCCGTTCTTGATGCGCAGGTACTGGGCGATCACCTGCAGGGCATTGAGGTGCTGGCGCTTGTACTCGTGGATGCGCTTCACCTGCACATCGAAAAGACTGTCGGGGTCGACGGCCAGCTCCAGCTCCCGCTGGATGTAGCCGGCCAGGCGTTGCTTGGCGGTCCGCTTGCACTGGGCCCAGCGCGCCAGGAAGGCCCCGTCCCGCTGGAAGGCTTCCAGGTGGCGGAGGCTCTGGGGTTGGGCCAGCCAGTCGGCACCGATGGTCTCACAGAGCAGGGCGTGCAGGGACGGATTGGCCAGGGCCACCCACCGCCGTGGGGTGACGCCGTTGGTGACGTTGGTGAACTTCTCGGGCCAGAGGGCGGCGAATTCGGGGAAGAGGTCCTGCTTGACCAGGGCGCTGTGCAGGGCGGCGACGCCGTTGACGTGGTGGGAGCCGACGGTGGCGAGGTGGGCCATGCGCACGGCCTTGCCGCTGGCCTCATCGATGATCGAGAGGCGCTGCAGCACGGCGTCGTTGCCGGGGTACTTGAGGCGCACCTGCTGGAGGAAACGGCGGTTGATCTCGAAGATCAGCTCGAGGTGGCGGGGCAACAGGGAGCCGAACAGATCGAGGCCCCATTTCTCGAGGGCCTCGGGCAGCAGGGTGTGGTTGGTGTAGGAGAGGCAGGCGGTGGTGATGGCCCAGGCGGCGTCCCACTCCAGGTGCTTGTCGTCGAGCAGCAGCCGCATCATCTCGGCGACGGCGATCGAGGGGTGGGTGTCGTTGAGCTGGACGGCCCAGTGGGCGGGGAACTCCTCGATGGGAATGCCGCGGGCATCGAGGCTGCGGATCATGTCCTGGAGGGAGCAGCTGACGAAGAAGTGCTGCTGCTTGAGGCGCAGCTGGCGGCCCTTGGCGGTGCCGTCACTGGGGTAGAGCACTTTGGAGAGGGTCTCCGAGCCCACCTTCATGTCCACGGCGCCGTAATAGTCGCCGCTGTTGAAGGTCTGGAAGTCGAAGGATTCGCAGGCCTCCGCTCGCCAGAGGCGCAGCCGGTTACACGTGTTGACCCGGTAGCCCAGCACCGGCACGTCGTGGGGGACGCCCATGGTGTGCTCGGCTGGGATCCAGCGCACCCGGTAGGCGCCGTTGCGGTCGCGGTAGCTCTCGGTATGGCCGCCGAAGCCCACCACACAGGCCTTCTCCGGTTGAGCGATTTCCCAGGGCCAGCCGCCCTTGAGCCACTTGTCGGTGATCTCCACCTGCCAGCCGTCGCGGATCAGCTGGTCGAAGATGCCGAACTCGTAGCGGATGCCGTAGCCGGTGGCGGGGATCTCGAGCGAGGCGAGGGATTCGAGGAAGCAGGCGGCCAGCCGACCGAGGCCGCCATTACCCAGGCCCGGCTCCTCCTCCACATCGAGGATCTCCTCGATGTCGTTGATGCCGAACGGCCTGAGGGCCTCGGCGGCCTGCCTCTGCATGCCGAGCATCAGCAGGTTGTTGCCGAGCTGGGGGCCGATCAGGAATTCGGCCGAGAGGTAAGCCACGATCCGCCTGGGGTGGGCGTCGATGGCTTCGAGGCCCGCCAGGTAGCGGGTCATCAGCCGGTCACGTATGGCGTAGCTGAGCGCCAGATAGAGATCGTGGTGGTCGGCTTTCTGCACACGACGGCCGAGGGAATAGAAGAGATGCCCGATCAAGCCGTCCAGCAGATCATTCATCCTCAGGCCGTTGCGCTGGGGATCGAGGTAGGTGCCAGGCTCAGGTAGTCCCATCAACGGGGGCACGGTTGCTGGTCATGCTGGACGGTCATGGGCACGGTCCAACCATCACCAGCGATGGTTAAGACCCGGGGCAGGCGCTTCCCTGTCGCTTTGGCCACCGCATCGCCTTGGGAAGATGGCGCAGCTTGCCAGCGATCCATTCCCGACCCTGAAGTCCAGCCTGCGGTGGCCCACGCTCCGTTCGCCGCTCCCGGGGCGTCCTGCCCACGGGAGGGCTCGGTGCTGATCTGTGGCCTCGGATCCCTCGGCCAGGCCTGCCTGCTGCGCCTGCTGCCCTTCGACGTGCCGCTGCGCTGTCTGGATCGGGAGCGGCCGGACTGGCGCGATCCCCGCCTGGAGGAACGCTTCGCTTCCACGCTGGTGCTCGGGGACATGCGCCTGCCCCATGTGCTCTCCCAGGCCGGGGTCGAGACGGCCCGCGCCGTGCTGCTGCTCAGCACCGAGAGCACGGTGAACGTTGAGGCGGCCCTGCAGGTGCGGTTGCTCAATCCTTCGGCCGACCTCGTGGTGCGCTCCTCCGGCCAGCTGGCCAGCCTTGGGGCCCTGCTCGAGGAGCGCTTGCCAGGGGTGGCCGTGGTGGATCCCCTGCTGCTCACCGCCGGGGCGATCACCGAGGCCCTCCGGCCCGGTGACCAGGAGGCCTGCTTTCGGGTGGATGGCCAGTCCTACCTGGTGGTGGAGGGGAACGACCCGGCCCGCCGGCAGCAGCGCAGCCTGCGCCAGGACAGCCCGGCCCCGGCCCGCCCCCTGCAGGTGGTGCCGATGGGCACACACCACCACCGCTCGGAGGACGCTGTCCCCGCCACCACTGGCAGGGGGCGGTGGTTGGCACTGCGTCGTGGCCTGGGGGCTCCGCTGCGCCTGTGGCGCCATTGCAGCCGGCTGCAGCAGGCCGGATTGCTGATGATCCTGGCGTTGCTGGCCCTGGGTCTGGCCCTGTTCTCCGCCGGTGGCGGCTGGAGGCAGGGGGTGTTCGTCACCCTGGCGCTGCTGTTGGGGGAGTTCGTCGATCCGGTGAATGTGCTGCTGCCTCCGGGAGACGGCATCGCAGCGGCGGCCCCCTGGCTGATCGGCGTCACCCTGTTGTATTCCCTCATCGGAACGCTGCTCACCTCCGCCCTGGTGGCGGTGATCCTGGAGCGGCTGCTGCGGGAGCGGTTCGGGCTGGGCCGTCCCGGCCGCTTCCGTCGCGGCAGCCGCTGGATCCTGCTGGCCGAAGGGGACGAACTCGCCGTGCGGGTGGCTGACAACCTGGTCAGGGACGGTCTGCAGGTGCTGCGGATCGATGCGCGACCCGGCCCACCGCTGCAGCGGCCGGGACTGGTGGTCGTCCACCGCTGGGAGGCGGCCCTCGCCGCGCTGCAGCACTGCCGGCTGGAGGGAATCGGCCTGCTGTCGGTGGATCTGCTCGCCAATCTTCAGGAGACCCTGCAGCTGCAGAAGTCCTGGCCCGAGGCCCGCTACGCGATCCTCTCCCATGCGGTCGAGGCGGCGGAACGACTCGGCGACCTGCTCGGTGGCGTGGCGGTGATCTCCAGCATGGATCTGGTGGCCGATGCGGTGGTGGCCACGGCCTTCGGCGAACGGGTGGAAGAGATCTGCCGCCTCGATGGGGTCAACCACCTGCTGGTGCGCTACCGGATCAGGCAGGGTGACGGCCTCTGCGGGCTCAACCTCTCCCGGGTCGAGCAGGGCTATGGGGTCACCACCATCCATCTGCTGCGTCCCGGCCGCCGTTCCCCCCTGGTGCTGCCCTCCCTTGATCTGGTCCTGGCGGCGGGGGATCAGTTGGTGGTGCTGGCCACCCTGCGTCAGCTGCGCCGGATCGAGCTGGGCTGTCCCGTTCCACCTGGCTGGCGCCTGCGACTGCAAGGCTCCCCCAGGGAAGAGGGTCGCTTCGAGGCGCTGCAGTCCCTGGCCCGGCATCTGGGCGGCGCACCGGGGGCGATGGCGCCTCTGCTTGATGGGGCGGAGCATGTCACCCCGGCCCTCGACCGAGAGCTGGCCGAACAGCTGGCGGAGGAACTTCGCCGCCAGGGCCTCCGCTGCGCGGTGGAAGCCCTGGCGAGTGAGGGCCTGAAGCCATGAACGACCTCACGCACGCCCCGGACAGCTGGCTGCTCGACACGTTGAGGGCCTTGAGGAGCACCTTGGAGCGCAACGAGGTGGAGGAGGCCGCCAGCCTGGAAGCCATTCATCCCGACTACCGCGTCAGTGCCCGCAACCTGCTGCATTTCATCGCTTTCCATCGCCATGCCCATCCGGGCCTGCCGAAGGCGCTGCGACGACGGGGTCTCTGTCCCCTTACCGATTGCGACGCGCACCTGTTGTCCAGTCTTGAGGCGGTGATCACCGCCCTCGAAGCGCTGGAGGGTCTGGGGCCCTCAACGGCGACCCAGGAACAGCCGGGCGGTGCCGACGTGCTGGAGCAGCATTGCGACCGGTTGTTCGGAGCCCTGGCCGCCGCGGGGGTCGCCGGGATCATGGTCACCCTGCCGGCGGAGGCGGCCGAGCGCCCCGCCCTGATCGCTGATCTGCTGGAGGCGGGGATGTCCATTGCCCGCATCAACTGCGCCCATGACGACCCGGTGGCCTGGGGCCGGATGGTGGACGCGCTCAGCCAGGCCCGGGTGACCACCGGGCGCCCCTGTGCGATGGCCATGGACCTGGCGGGCCCGAAGCTGCGCATCGGCCAGCTGGCCCTCCAGCCCGCGGTGATCCGCGCCCGTCCCCCCCGCGACCGGATGGGGCGGCCCACCCAACCGGTGCGGATCCTGGCGGTGCCGCCGGGAGCCCCGCCCCGGCCACAGGACACGGAAGCCGTGCTGTTGCCGGCGCGGCTGTCGAAAGCGAAGCGGCTGAAGCAGGGGGATCGCCTGCAGGGGCGGGATGCCTCCGGCCGCCGGCGGACCCTCACCGTGGTTCGCCGCGGCCCCGATGGGGTGCTGCTGCTGCAGGCCGACAAGACCTGCTATTTCACCTCCGGCCTGGTGTTCCGCCAGCGGCATGGCAAAGCACGGCTGCGCGTGGGTCCGCTGGCGCCGGTGAGCGGCGAACGGCTGCTGCTCCCGGGCGACGCCATCCGTCTGACGCCGGAGCCGGACCAGGGCGCAGCCACACTCCCCTGCACCCTGCCGGAGGTGTTCTTTGATCTGCGCCTGGGCGAGCGGGTCCTCTTCGACGACGGCCGCATCGGCGGGGTGATCCGGGCCGTGTCACCCCAGGAGGTGGTGCTGGAGGTCACCACGGCCCAGGCCAGGGGCAGCCGTCTCCGCTCCGACAAGGGGATCAATTTCCCCGACAGTGACCTGCGCACGCCGGCGATCACGGCCAAGGACATCGAGGACCTGGCGTTTGTGACCCGGCACGCCGACATGATCTGCTACTCCTTTGTGCACCGGGAGTCGGACATCCAGACCCTGCGCCAGTGCCTGGAGGACCGGGGCCGGGGCGATCTGGCGGTGGTGCTCAAGATTGAAACCCGCCAGGCCTTTCTGAACCTGCCCCGGCTGCTGCTCGCGGCCATGGCCCACGGCGCCCCGGTGGGCGTGATGATCGCCCGTGGCGATCTGGCGATCGAGTGCGGCTGGGAGGCCCTGGCTCCGATTCAGGAGGAAATCCTGCGGATCTGCGCCGCGGCGCACGTTCCCTGCATCTGGGCGACCGAGGTGCTCGACACGCTGGCCCAGCACGGCCATCCCACCCGCGCTGAGATCACCGATGCGGCCATGGGGGCCCGGGCCGATGCGGTCATGCTCAACAAGGGGCCCAACATCACGGCCACGGTGAACCTGCTGGAGGCCATCGTGGCCCGCAGCGCCAGCGATCTGAGCCAGCCCCTGCTGACATGTTTGGCGTTCCAAAGCAACTGTGAACCTGACAACCCGGTCCCGTGATTTCAGTCTCAGGGCGGAAGACAGGAACGGTCAGCCGTTGGAAGTGTCAAAAAGAGAATCGCGGGTGAATTTGAGTCCTTTCCAGATCTTTTTGATTTTCGCGTAGGCCTCGTCCTGGCTCATTTTGCCGTTGGCCTGAAGGCCAACGATCAGCCCCACCTGATCGGCGAAGGACTCCAGATTCTGATGAAACATCAGCCGCTCAGGGCTCCAGTCGTGGCCGCGATAGCTGCCATGGGCCTCCATGGGAGACTTGACATCGCCCTCCTGCCGGCCGAGTTCGGGATGGATCGGTCCCGTGGAGGGTTGGTTCGTCAACGTTTCATCTTGATCAGTTTGTGATGCTAGCCAGCCCGCCTTAAGACCCCGTAAAGGGCGTGGCCCACCGCGTCAGCCATACCCACCGCCCGGCAGCTGCGGTTGAATCGTGGCAACAACCGGAATCCCGTGGTGCGACTCACCCCAGGGGCGCTGAACTCCCAGCGCCTGGAGCAGCGTCCGGCGGGCCTTCCCACCCATCTCTATGTCCATGGTGGACGCGGTCCCACCCGGGCCGATGTGGTGCTGTTCCTCGATTCCGGACCGGTGCGCACCGCCACTCCCGCCATCGAGCAGCTGGCCGGCCTGCGCCAGGCGGGCACCCCGCTCTGGCTGCGACTGCAGGGTCTCGGGGATCGCCACTACATCCAGGAGCTCTTCGACCGCCTGGAGGTGCCGGCGGTGTTGCTGGCACCTCTGCTGGAGGTGCCCCAGCGGCCCCAGGTGAACGGATTGGAGGATGTGCTGCTGGTGGTGCTGCACCGGCTCAGCTTCGCCAAGGATCCGGCCCATCTGGTCAGCGAGCAGGTGGGCCTGGTGCTGCTTCCCGGCTTGCTGATCACCCTGGAGGAGGGCTGCGGAGGGGATCCCTTCCCCGATCTCACCGAGTGGCTGCTGTCCAAGTCGGGGTCCCTGGCCGACCGGGACCTGGATGACATCCTGCACTTTCTCATCGATGACCTGCTGGATGATCTGTTCCCGATGCTGGAGGCGATGTCCCAGCGGCTGGATGCGCTGGAGGAATCCTCCCTGCGCAACCCCCGCCCCCTGATCCTGCGCCGTTCCTATGAATTCAGGAGCAACCTGCGCGTCATCCGCACCCTGATCTGGCCCCTGCGCCACCAGATCCGCCTGCTGCTGCGTCAACGGCAGCGATTGCTGGGCACCGAGGCCCTGGAGGGCTTCCGGGACATGGCCGAACTCGTCGACCAGCTGTTCGAGGCCTGCGGGTCATTGCGGGGTCAGTGCGATGCCATCACCCAGTCCTATGCGGCCAGCGTCGGCAACAGGATGAACCAGGTGATGAAGACCCTGACGATCCTCACCAGCATCTTCGCGCCGCTCACGTTCATCGTCGGCATCTATGGCATGAACTTCGAATTCATGCCCGAGCTGACATGGCGCCATGGTTACGCCTTCGTGATGTTGCTCATGCTCCTGATCGCCACGCTGCAGGCCTGGTGGTTGTGGCGGCGGGGCTGGTTCCAGGACTGGACAGGGCAGGGCTGAAACGGCCCCCTTGCGGCACGGCGAGTTCCCGGCTGCGGCCACAATCTGTCCTTAACCCAACCCCTCGGCTTGCTGGTGCAGGATCGGCGCAGCGCCCTTCCTTCGCTGGTCTTGAACCATGGTCCTGAAGCTGCCTGCGGCCGTCCAGACGAGGGGCGTGATGGCCTGCAGTGGACTGGGTGTCCTCCTCGGCGCCTGGCTGGCGCCATCGGTGGCTCCGGTGCCAGCCCAGGCCCAGACGGGCACGGCACCGGTGGTGCGCATCGAGGGATCGAGCACCGTCTTCCCGATCATGGAGGAGGCCGCCAAGGCCTTCCAGAAGCGACAGGGGGATCGCCCGGTCAGCATTGCCCTGAAGGAGACGGGCAGCTCGGCCGGGATGCGCAGCTTCTGCCGTGGGGACATTCCGATCAGCAACTCCTCCCGTCCGATCAGCTCCAAGGAGCTGAAGGCCTGTGCCGCCAAGGGGGTCACGTTCATTGAACTGCCGCTGGCCTTCGATGCCATTTCGGTGGTGGTCCATCCCAGCAACAGCTGGGCCAGCCGCATCAGCACCGCCGAGCTCTCCACCCTGTGGAACCGCAAGGCGCAGGGACGCATCAAGCGGTGGAAGCAGGTGAATGCCGCCTGGCCGGATCGGCCGATCAATCTCTGTGGACCTGGCGCCGACTCAGGAACGTTTGATTACTTCAACAAGGCGATCAATGGGGATTCTCGAAATTCCCGCACCGATTACACCGCCAGTGAAGACGATAACGTTCTTGTACGTTGTGTTGAGAAGAACCCCCTGGCGCTGGGCTATTTCGGCTTTTCCTACTACCGCGCCCAGGCCGGCAAGCTGAAGGCGCTCGCCATCACAGGGCCCAAGGGAACCTGGCCGCCGACGATCAGCAATGTGCAGCAGGAACGCTACGTGCCGCTGTCGCGACCCTTGTTCGTCTACATCAACGACAAGGATCTCAGGGACCGGCCTGAGGTGCGTCGTTTCATCACCTTTACGGTCCAAGGGGGATTGCGTTTCAGTGAAAGGGCCGGTGTGATCCCCCTGCCTCCAGACACCTATCGTGTCGTTGAATCCAAGCTCTATCGCCACCTGATCGGTACCTCCTTTGGGGGTGA
Above is a window of Cyanobium sp. AMD-g DNA encoding:
- the glgP gene encoding glycogen/starch/alpha-glucan family phosphorylase, whose translation is MGLPEPGTYLDPQRNGLRMNDLLDGLIGHLFYSLGRRVQKADHHDLYLALSYAIRDRLMTRYLAGLEAIDAHPRRIVAYLSAEFLIGPQLGNNLLMLGMQRQAAEALRPFGINDIEEILDVEEEPGLGNGGLGRLAACFLESLASLEIPATGYGIRYEFGIFDQLIRDGWQVEITDKWLKGGWPWEIAQPEKACVVGFGGHTESYRDRNGAYRVRWIPAEHTMGVPHDVPVLGYRVNTCNRLRLWRAEACESFDFQTFNSGDYYGAVDMKVGSETLSKVLYPSDGTAKGRQLRLKQQHFFVSCSLQDMIRSLDARGIPIEEFPAHWAVQLNDTHPSIAVAEMMRLLLDDKHLEWDAAWAITTACLSYTNHTLLPEALEKWGLDLFGSLLPRHLELIFEINRRFLQQVRLKYPGNDAVLQRLSIIDEASGKAVRMAHLATVGSHHVNGVAALHSALVKQDLFPEFAALWPEKFTNVTNGVTPRRWVALANPSLHALLCETIGADWLAQPQSLRHLEAFQRDGAFLARWAQCKRTAKQRLAGYIQRELELAVDPDSLFDVQVKRIHEYKRQHLNALQVIAQYLRIKNGLADGMAPRTVI
- a CDS encoding NAD-binding protein produces the protein MAHAPFAAPGASCPREGSVLICGLGSLGQACLLRLLPFDVPLRCLDRERPDWRDPRLEERFASTLVLGDMRLPHVLSQAGVETARAVLLLSTESTVNVEAALQVRLLNPSADLVVRSSGQLASLGALLEERLPGVAVVDPLLLTAGAITEALRPGDQEACFRVDGQSYLVVEGNDPARRQQRSLRQDSPAPARPLQVVPMGTHHHRSEDAVPATTGRGRWLALRRGLGAPLRLWRHCSRLQQAGLLMILALLALGLALFSAGGGWRQGVFVTLALLLGEFVDPVNVLLPPGDGIAAAAPWLIGVTLLYSLIGTLLTSALVAVILERLLRERFGLGRPGRFRRGSRWILLAEGDELAVRVADNLVRDGLQVLRIDARPGPPLQRPGLVVVHRWEAALAALQHCRLEGIGLLSVDLLANLQETLQLQKSWPEARYAILSHAVEAAERLGDLLGGVAVISSMDLVADAVVATAFGERVEEICRLDGVNHLLVRYRIRQGDGLCGLNLSRVEQGYGVTTIHLLRPGRRSPLVLPSLDLVLAAGDQLVVLATLRQLRRIELGCPVPPGWRLRLQGSPREEGRFEALQSLARHLGGAPGAMAPLLDGAEHVTPALDRELAEQLAEELRRQGLRCAVEALASEGLKP
- a CDS encoding pyruvate kinase, which gives rise to MNDLTHAPDSWLLDTLRALRSTLERNEVEEAASLEAIHPDYRVSARNLLHFIAFHRHAHPGLPKALRRRGLCPLTDCDAHLLSSLEAVITALEALEGLGPSTATQEQPGGADVLEQHCDRLFGALAAAGVAGIMVTLPAEAAERPALIADLLEAGMSIARINCAHDDPVAWGRMVDALSQARVTTGRPCAMAMDLAGPKLRIGQLALQPAVIRARPPRDRMGRPTQPVRILAVPPGAPPRPQDTEAVLLPARLSKAKRLKQGDRLQGRDASGRRRTLTVVRRGPDGVLLLQADKTCYFTSGLVFRQRHGKARLRVGPLAPVSGERLLLPGDAIRLTPEPDQGAATLPCTLPEVFFDLRLGERVLFDDGRIGGVIRAVSPQEVVLEVTTAQARGSRLRSDKGINFPDSDLRTPAITAKDIEDLAFVTRHADMICYSFVHRESDIQTLRQCLEDRGRGDLAVVLKIETRQAFLNLPRLLLAAMAHGAPVGVMIARGDLAIECGWEALAPIQEEILRICAAAHVPCIWATEVLDTLAQHGHPTRAEITDAAMGARADAVMLNKGPNITATVNLLEAIVARSASDLSQPLLTCLAFQSNCEPDNPVP
- the corA gene encoding magnesium/cobalt transporter CorA, yielding MRLTPGALNSQRLEQRPAGLPTHLYVHGGRGPTRADVVLFLDSGPVRTATPAIEQLAGLRQAGTPLWLRLQGLGDRHYIQELFDRLEVPAVLLAPLLEVPQRPQVNGLEDVLLVVLHRLSFAKDPAHLVSEQVGLVLLPGLLITLEEGCGGDPFPDLTEWLLSKSGSLADRDLDDILHFLIDDLLDDLFPMLEAMSQRLDALEESSLRNPRPLILRRSYEFRSNLRVIRTLIWPLRHQIRLLLRQRQRLLGTEALEGFRDMAELVDQLFEACGSLRGQCDAITQSYAASVGNRMNQVMKTLTILTSIFAPLTFIVGIYGMNFEFMPELTWRHGYAFVMLLMLLIATLQAWWLWRRGWFQDWTGQG
- a CDS encoding PstS family phosphate ABC transporter substrate-binding protein, which gives rise to MVLKLPAAVQTRGVMACSGLGVLLGAWLAPSVAPVPAQAQTGTAPVVRIEGSSTVFPIMEEAAKAFQKRQGDRPVSIALKETGSSAGMRSFCRGDIPISNSSRPISSKELKACAAKGVTFIELPLAFDAISVVVHPSNSWASRISTAELSTLWNRKAQGRIKRWKQVNAAWPDRPINLCGPGADSGTFDYFNKAINGDSRNSRTDYTASEDDNVLVRCVEKNPLALGYFGFSYYRAQAGKLKALAITGPKGTWPPTISNVQQERYVPLSRPLFVYINDKDLRDRPEVRRFITFTVQGGLRFSERAGVIPLPPDTYRVVESKLYRHLIGTSFGGDLPIGLSINEAIRRSFEQIRSKSPR